DNA sequence from the Aneurinibacillus sp. REN35 genome:
CGTGATATAGCTGCACTGAAGAAAAGATATCCATTTCTTGAAGTAGAGACGATCGGATATTCTGTAATGGGTCAGCCGTTGTATGCTATCCGGCTTGGACGTGGACCACATGAAGTGTTCTACAGTGGCGCTTGGCATGCTAATGAATGGATTACAGCATCCGTATTAATGAAGTTCATAGAGGAAACAGCGGATTCATATATGCACAAAGGAACACTTGGAGGCTATCATATAGAAGAAATATGGCGCAGATTCAGCATCTGGATCGTACCGATGGTGAATCCTGATGGGATTGAGCTTTCTGTGCTTGGCATTCATCCGTCCCATCCATACTATCAGGATGTGCTTGCGATTAATCATGGTTCACGCAGCTTTGTAGGATGGACAGCCAACGTTCGCGGCGTGGATTTGAATCATCAATGGCCTGCGCTGTGGGAAGAGGAAGCACAAACGAGTCCAATCGTGCCGTCGCCGCGTCACTATGGGGGGATAAAGCCGCTTTCTGAGCCGGAAACGCGCGCGATATATGACTTTACCATGCGGCATGATTTCCTTGGGGTGCTGGCATATCATGCACAAGGACAGGTTATTTTCTGGGGGTTTCAGCATATGGAGCCTGCAGGCAGCGAAGACATTGTCCGCCGGATGCAGAGAGTAAGCACATATACTCCCATACATACTGCGGACAGCTTCGCCGGATATAAGGATTGGTTTATTCAACAATATCGCCGTCCCGGCTATACAGTTGAGGTTGGTATTGGTGTCAATCCCGTTCCTCTGGCTCAGTTTGACAGCATTTATAGCCAGAACCTGGGCATCTTACTTGAAGCACCATTGCTGTTTGAGAGGTACATGCATGGTTAGTGCAGCATATCCCAAAGCTGTTTTCCGATCAGCAAAGCGGTTACGCTGACAAACAGTGGTTTAACGTAGCTAGCCCCTTTGCGGATGGCAACCTGTGAGCCGAGCAGCGCCCCGGCGATCATAGCGATCCCCATCGGAATGCCGTACGCATAGTTGACGGCACCTAATGCCATGAATACAGCGACGCCTGCAATGTTGCTGGCGAAGTTAAGCACCTTGGCGTTTCCGGCAGCGCCGACAAAGTCAAATCCCATCAGAAGAAAAGCAAACAAGAGAAAAGAGCCGGTGCCAGGTCCGAAGAATCCGTCATAATAACCGATAATGAGTGCAGTCATGACCGCAAAGAATACAATTCGCTTCGTAGCGCCTTTGTATGTAGAGGTACTGCCCCAGTCTTTCTTAAACAGCGTATAAATGGTGACAAGAATAAGTAAGACGACAACAAGCGGTTTGAGAAATTCGGGCGGAACCTTTGTGACCGTATAAGCGCCAAGGGCAGAACCGATGAGAGAAAGCGGGAAGAGAAAGGCTACCAGTCGAAGATTGATTTTTCCTGAACGCATGAAAGAGATTGTGCTTGTACATGAGGACATGGTACTGGCAAGCTTATTGGTTCCAAGCACAACGGTTGACGGAAGCCCCGTCAAAAGAAGTGCCGGAATGGAGATCAAGCCGCCGCCTCCAACTACCGAATCAATGAATGATGCAAGAAAACCGGCTGCCATAATGAATAGCAGCATCTCTGTACTTATTTGCTCCATACTACCCCTCCGACAATAACTAGAAGATGAGAACCTATTCTTTACTATACTATAATTTACGAACAAACTATGACAAAAAAAAGAAAACGTTCATCAAAGGACAGTAATTAGATAATAACGACTGTTCTTTTTTTTTGAAATCGTGTTTCTCTTTCAAAAGAAACGTATTTATTCTACGTTGTGAAGGGAGTATAATAAATTATTAGTTAGGGAAAAAAAGTTTGTCACCGAATGTTTGGGAGGAACGCATGGAACAGCAAGCAATTTACGCCATAGTTATTTTTCTAATTACGTACGCGCTTATTATTTCGGAGAAAATCCATCGTACCATTGTAGCGATGCTTGGAGCCGCTTTAATGGTCGTATTTGGAATCGTCAATCAGGAGACAGCACTGCATCATGTCGATTTCAATACGCTGGGATTATTGACCGGAATGATGATCATCGTCACCGTTACTGCGCAAACGGGTCTGTTTAAGTACATAGCAATCTGGGCAGCGAAGAAGGCGAAGGGTGATCCGGTGCGAATCTTGGTTGCACTGGGATTGATTACCGCCGCCGCTTCCGCTTTTCTAGACAATGTAACAACCGTACTATTGATGGTACCGGTTACGTTTAGCATTACGCGTCAATTACGCGTATCACCTATGCCGTATCTGCTGACACAGATTTTTACCTCGAACATTGGAGGGACGGCTACATTAATCGGGGATCCACCGAACATCATGATTGGAAGCGCAGTCAAAGAGCTAACGTTTGCCGCATTTATTACAAATCTAGCCCCAATCGCTATCATTATTTTACTGGTGACTGTAGGAATTCTTGCTCTTTGGTATCGCAAACAGCTTAAAACAACGCCGGAACTTACACAAGAATTAATGGAGATGAGCGCAGAGGACGAGCTAACTGATCCGACGCTGCTTAAAAAGTGTCTTGCTATTCTTGCGCTAACAATTGCGGGATTCTTTGCGCACCAAGCGCTTCATATCGAATCGGCAACCGTTGCTTTAACAGGTGCCTTCCTGTTGCTTCTGATTACAGGTGAGCATTATTTGGAAGAAGCCCTGACTCGTGTTGAGTGGACAACCATCTTTTTCTTCGTCGGCTTGTTCATTCTTGTGTCGGGATTGGTAGAGACCGGTGTCATTGCAAAGCTGGCACAGGAAGCCATTTCACTGACAGGAGGGGATGTGACGGCGACCTCGCTGCTGATTCTTTGGATGAGCGCAATTGCGTCCGCTTTTGTGGATAATATTCCATTTGTAGCGACGATGATTCCGATGATTCAGGAGATGGGTAAAATCGGGATTTCTGATCTGGAGCCGCTCTGGTGGTCGCTTGCTCTGGGAGCCTGCCTCGGTGGAAACGGGACGCTCATCGGTGCAAGTGCTAACGTCATCGTAGCCGGAATGGCGGCGAAGGAAGGACACCATATTTCTTTCGTAAAATTTATGTTCATCGGCTTTCCGCTGATGATCATCTCAATTATTATTTCAACCGTGTATGTATATGTACGGTATTTAATGTAATGAATAAGAGGGAGGCCGTATGATTCGCTACGAATACGACCAAGGGGGCCTGGATATCCAGGAACGGGAGAACGACAAGGATAAAGAGTTTATTATTAAAGTGAAGAATCCGGAGCAATATTTGCCCGGACTTCGCAAGGTACGTGCGTATTTTACGAACGATACGGTGTATACGGACGCTTTGTTTTATACGCACAAAAACAATGAGTATCATGTGATTGTACGGGCGGATTATTATACAGATTTTCTGCTATCTTTATTCAAGCATAAAATTCTCATCAAGCTAGAGTGGGAATAAATAAAACGGCGTCTGCAAAATGATTTGCAGGCGCCGTTCGTATTATGAGCCGAGCAGAGAACGTATCATACGGTTCGTAATGTTTGGCACAATCTCAAGCGAAAATTTAATTTCTGTTCGTTCATATTTCTTATGCGCATCATAGCCATAAGGCCCGACGTTAATAACCGGAACATTGAGTGCGCGAATAGCATCATAGTCTACGTTGTATTTATAGCCAAAGGAAGGGTTATTGGCGGCTTCGCTTTGGATGCTTTCTTCATCATCGCTGAGCGCTACAAAGCTCATATCTGAAATATAAGGGAAAAAATGCCGGATCTGAATCGGATGCTCGTAATGCGGCTGCACATATGCTACAGCCTCCTCAAGTGCTGCGCTCAAATTTCGTTCTTTCTCTGTCTGATCTGTTAACTCTACACGCGGTGAGTAAATCGAAGAGTAGAAGACGATAATAGCAGGACGCTTATCTTTCATCCACTTCCATGCCTCCTCCACGACGCGCGCCGCATACATTCTGCTGTCGAGACTTGGATCTTCGGCCAGCTCCTGTCGGTACGCCGTCATATGGGTCGTGTATCTTTCTCCCCATTCATCTGTCAGTTGTTCATGTAGCTCTTCATATGTATATACGCGTGTCGTCCACGGTGCTTTTTGATAGGGCTCCCCGCTGCGCTCACAATAGGTTCGATATCGTTGATCGAAGAGTTCGAGCGCATGATCAAAGGCTTGTGTGGCATAACTTTTTAGCTTTTCGAGCACTTCTTTTGGCGACCATGAATATACGAGGAAATTATAATACACATAGGCCGCTAGTGCAGTCTGTACCGTATAGGACGGCTTTAAATCCATCTGTTTTAACGAAACAGGCGGTGCTGTAATTTCTCCGTATGCTTCATCGCATAGTTCCGGATTATAATCAATAAGTCTAGTGAGTTCAGAGGCGATAAAGTTCGGATCAAGTCCTTCAAAGCAGGCGCCAACATGCGTTTCCGCTCCTGTAATATAAAAAGAGGGGAGAAGC
Encoded proteins:
- a CDS encoding M14 family zinc carboxypeptidase, which produces MQYVVRKGDTLTKIANRFGIGVCALSAVNPSLGRCLYVMPGQVLNVPEGVMLYEAQSGDTLYCIAQAFNVSLEELRTANPAYMPWKEDTLIATGASFIIPRGCKEQIVRTNEEYTPYDLIRDIAALKKRYPFLEVETIGYSVMGQPLYAIRLGRGPHEVFYSGAWHANEWITASVLMKFIEETADSYMHKGTLGGYHIEEIWRRFSIWIVPMVNPDGIELSVLGIHPSHPYYQDVLAINHGSRSFVGWTANVRGVDLNHQWPALWEEEAQTSPIVPSPRHYGGIKPLSEPETRAIYDFTMRHDFLGVLAYHAQGQVIFWGFQHMEPAGSEDIVRRMQRVSTYTPIHTADSFAGYKDWFIQQYRRPGYTVEVGIGVNPVPLAQFDSIYSQNLGILLEAPLLFERYMHG
- a CDS encoding TSUP family transporter; this translates as MEQISTEMLLFIMAAGFLASFIDSVVGGGGLISIPALLLTGLPSTVVLGTNKLASTMSSCTSTISFMRSGKINLRLVAFLFPLSLIGSALGAYTVTKVPPEFLKPLVVVLLILVTIYTLFKKDWGSTSTYKGATKRIVFFAVMTALIIGYYDGFFGPGTGSFLLFAFLLMGFDFVGAAGNAKVLNFASNIAGVAVFMALGAVNYAYGIPMGIAMIAGALLGSQVAIRKGASYVKPLFVSVTALLIGKQLWDMLH
- a CDS encoding ArsB/NhaD family transporter encodes the protein MEQQAIYAIVIFLITYALIISEKIHRTIVAMLGAALMVVFGIVNQETALHHVDFNTLGLLTGMMIIVTVTAQTGLFKYIAIWAAKKAKGDPVRILVALGLITAAASAFLDNVTTVLLMVPVTFSITRQLRVSPMPYLLTQIFTSNIGGTATLIGDPPNIMIGSAVKELTFAAFITNLAPIAIIILLVTVGILALWYRKQLKTTPELTQELMEMSAEDELTDPTLLKKCLAILALTIAGFFAHQALHIESATVALTGAFLLLLITGEHYLEEALTRVEWTTIFFFVGLFILVSGLVETGVIAKLAQEAISLTGGDVTATSLLILWMSAIASAFVDNIPFVATMIPMIQEMGKIGISDLEPLWWSLALGACLGGNGTLIGASANVIVAGMAAKEGHHISFVKFMFIGFPLMIISIIISTVYVYVRYLM
- a CDS encoding M20/M25/M40 family metallo-hydrolase, whose amino-acid sequence is MLHCVDEVLSLTKELVHTESIVNSEGEQVLAKQIYNQVKAWPYFAQHPQQVRCIQTVHDNVTRSNVLACVRGTKTKSQRTIILMGHIDTVGIDDYGQLKDVACNPDALMTALRKESLPSSIQAQLESNEWLFGRGVLDMKSGVASNLYLLRYYAEHPEELAGNLVLVAECDEEDSSHGILSALYPLKEWEEQYGFDYIAAINSDLVSPRYEGDTNRYVYKGTVGKLLPSFYITGAETHVGACFEGLDPNFIASELTRLIDYNPELCDEAYGEITAPPVSLKQMDLKPSYTVQTALAAYVYYNFLVYSWSPKEVLEKLKSYATQAFDHALELFDQRYRTYCERSGEPYQKAPWTTRVYTYEELHEQLTDEWGERYTTHMTAYRQELAEDPSLDSRMYAARVVEEAWKWMKDKRPAIIVFYSSIYSPRVELTDQTEKERNLSAALEEAVAYVQPHYEHPIQIRHFFPYISDMSFVALSDDEESIQSEAANNPSFGYKYNVDYDAIRALNVPVINVGPYGYDAHKKYERTEIKFSLEIVPNITNRMIRSLLGS